One Microbacterium esteraromaticum genomic window carries:
- a CDS encoding polysaccharide biosynthesis tyrosine autokinase produces the protein MELRDYANALKRHWLGIVLLTVLGLGAGFGWAAMQTPVYNADASGVVTVKPVPGEEITAGANDLITKNKVPTYLEMATWRNVAEKAAIELGLEVKPEDLVARIAADNPDGTPIIKITAAAASPEAARDLAEAWVNGLTATIDEREGDGSPGSAPVTVELAESAALPSAPSFPDKRMALLVGGVLGLGMGIAFALVRAVSDRRVRASDDVEQRLGTSVVGILPAADEVQDGHRLLTDDQTGTKSSYALREALRVIRTNLQFMDVDNPPRVIVVSSAVPGEGKSTVAANLAATLAANGAPVVLVDGDLRRPTVAKTAGVDAPAGLTDVLAGRAALAEVLQRTPHAHSLAVLTAGTIPPNPSEVLGSARMKSLLDELAQHATVIVDAPPLLAVTDGAVLAHQADGVLLVVSVGKTTYDLVEKARDALHKVHGRVLGIVLNRAPLTGAESSVYTYEYTPAKAPKARTRRARQAATPAGGAATTAASEAPAADDTRTRVNPVAAPAPADSDDFDELLRGATVEVPPRRSAPRNAKKQ, from the coding sequence ATGGAACTCCGTGACTACGCGAACGCGCTGAAGCGGCACTGGCTGGGCATCGTGCTGCTCACGGTGCTGGGCCTGGGGGCCGGTTTCGGGTGGGCTGCCATGCAGACCCCGGTCTACAACGCGGACGCCAGTGGTGTCGTGACGGTCAAGCCCGTCCCAGGAGAGGAGATCACCGCCGGGGCGAACGACCTGATCACCAAGAACAAGGTCCCCACCTACCTCGAGATGGCGACCTGGCGCAACGTCGCCGAGAAGGCGGCGATCGAGCTCGGACTCGAGGTGAAGCCGGAGGACCTCGTCGCCCGCATCGCGGCCGACAATCCCGATGGCACTCCGATCATCAAGATCACCGCGGCCGCCGCGTCTCCCGAGGCCGCCCGCGATCTCGCAGAGGCATGGGTGAACGGACTCACCGCGACGATCGACGAGCGTGAGGGCGATGGCTCGCCCGGATCTGCTCCTGTCACCGTCGAGCTCGCTGAGTCGGCCGCGCTCCCGAGCGCGCCGTCTTTCCCCGACAAGCGCATGGCGCTGCTGGTCGGCGGCGTGCTCGGCCTCGGCATGGGCATCGCGTTCGCGCTGGTGCGCGCCGTGTCCGACCGCCGTGTGCGCGCCAGCGACGACGTCGAGCAGCGACTCGGCACGTCTGTCGTCGGCATCCTGCCCGCCGCCGACGAGGTGCAGGACGGCCATCGTCTGCTGACCGACGACCAGACCGGCACGAAGTCGAGCTATGCGCTGCGCGAGGCGCTGCGCGTGATCCGCACCAACCTGCAGTTCATGGACGTCGACAACCCGCCGCGCGTCATCGTGGTCAGCAGTGCGGTGCCTGGCGAGGGCAAGTCGACCGTCGCCGCGAATCTCGCAGCCACCCTCGCGGCGAACGGCGCCCCCGTCGTGCTCGTCGACGGCGACCTGCGCCGGCCGACGGTGGCGAAGACCGCCGGCGTGGATGCTCCCGCCGGCCTCACCGATGTCCTCGCCGGCCGCGCCGCACTCGCCGAGGTGCTGCAGCGCACGCCGCACGCGCACAGCCTCGCCGTGCTCACCGCGGGGACCATCCCGCCGAACCCCAGCGAGGTGCTCGGATCGGCGCGCATGAAGTCCCTGCTCGACGAGCTCGCTCAGCACGCCACCGTGATCGTCGACGCTCCGCCGCTGCTGGCGGTCACAGATGGGGCCGTGCTCGCACATCAGGCCGACGGCGTGCTACTCGTCGTGTCGGTCGGCAAGACCACGTACGACCTCGTCGAGAAGGCGCGCGACGCACTGCACAAGGTGCACGGTCGGGTGCTCGGCATCGTGCTCAATCGTGCGCCGCTGACCGGGGCGGAGTCGTCGGTCTACACCTACGAGTACACACCGGCCAAAGCACCGAAGGCGCGCACGCGGCGCGCCAGGCAGGCCGCCACGCCCGCGGGAGGGGCGGCCACGACCGCCGCCTCCGAGGCTCCGGCAGCCGACGACACGCGCACCCGCGTGAATCCCGTCGCGGCGCCGGCACCCGCGGACTCCGACGACTTCGACGAGCTGCTGCGGGGTGCGACCGTCGAGGTGCCGCCGCGCCGGTCCGCGCCGCGCAATGCCAAGAAGCAGTGA
- the glmM gene encoding phosphoglucosamine mutase, which yields MALFGTDGVRGLANGQLLTAELALHLAQATAVVLGQGRIADARRAAGKRLTAVVARDPRISGHFLSAAVEAGLASSGVDVLDAGTLPTPAAAFLISDIDADFGVMISASHNAAPDNGIKIFARGGVKLPDLVEQRIEEALESGTKLQPTGAEVGRVIRFSDAEDRYVMHLLASLPHRLDGIHVVLDCANGAASGASPEVFRAAGAKVTVIGADPDGLNINDGVGSTHLDKLAAEVIRVGADVGIAHDGDADRCLAVDADGSIVDGDQIMAILAVAMKSRGKLVDDTLVATVMSNLGLHIAMQEQGITVRQTAVGDRYVLEDMNAGGFSLGGEQSGHVIMSDYATTGDGLLTGLHLVAEMARQKKPIAELASIMTVYPQVMINVKDVDKDAVSDHAGVQDAVKSVETELGSSGRVLLRKSGTEPLVRVMVEAADAETAHAHAESLAEVVRRNLAL from the coding sequence ATGGCACTGTTCGGAACGGACGGCGTGCGGGGGCTGGCCAACGGTCAGCTCCTCACCGCCGAACTTGCGCTGCACCTGGCCCAGGCGACTGCTGTCGTCCTGGGCCAGGGCCGTATTGCCGACGCGCGCCGCGCCGCCGGCAAGCGGCTCACCGCCGTCGTCGCGCGCGACCCGCGCATCTCGGGCCACTTCCTCAGCGCTGCGGTCGAGGCGGGTCTCGCCTCGTCCGGCGTGGATGTTCTGGATGCCGGAACTCTGCCCACGCCGGCAGCGGCGTTCCTCATCTCCGACATCGACGCCGACTTCGGCGTGATGATCTCGGCCTCGCACAACGCCGCCCCCGACAACGGCATCAAGATCTTCGCCCGTGGGGGAGTGAAGCTGCCCGACCTCGTCGAGCAGCGCATCGAGGAGGCCCTCGAATCGGGCACCAAGCTGCAGCCCACCGGTGCTGAGGTCGGTCGCGTCATCCGCTTCTCGGATGCCGAGGATCGCTACGTCATGCACCTGCTGGCGTCGCTCCCGCACCGTCTCGACGGCATCCATGTGGTGCTCGACTGCGCCAACGGCGCCGCATCCGGGGCCTCTCCCGAGGTGTTCCGCGCGGCCGGCGCCAAGGTCACGGTCATCGGCGCCGACCCCGACGGGCTGAACATCAACGACGGCGTCGGATCGACCCACCTCGACAAGCTCGCGGCCGAGGTCATTCGCGTCGGCGCCGACGTCGGGATCGCTCATGACGGCGATGCCGACCGCTGCCTCGCGGTCGACGCCGACGGCAGCATCGTCGACGGCGACCAGATCATGGCCATTCTCGCTGTGGCGATGAAGAGCCGCGGCAAGCTGGTCGACGACACCCTCGTCGCCACGGTGATGAGCAACCTCGGTCTGCACATCGCCATGCAGGAACAGGGCATCACCGTGCGCCAGACCGCCGTCGGCGACCGGTACGTGCTCGAGGACATGAACGCCGGTGGCTTCTCGCTCGGCGGCGAGCAGTCGGGCCACGTGATCATGAGCGACTACGCGACCACGGGTGACGGCCTGCTCACCGGTCTGCACCTGGTCGCCGAGATGGCCCGCCAGAAGAAGCCGATCGCCGAGCTGGCATCGATCATGACGGTCTACCCGCAGGTGATGATCAACGTGAAGGACGTCGACAAGGACGCCGTCTCCGATCATGCCGGCGTGCAGGATGCGGTGAAGAGCGTCGAGACCGAGCTGGGCTCGTCGGGCCGCGTGCTGCTGCGCAAGTCGGGTACCGAGCCGCTCGTGCGGGTTATGGTCGAGGCGGCTGATGCCGAGACCGCCCACGCCCATGCCGAATCGCTCGCGGAGGTCGTGCGCCGGAACCTGGCGCTCTGA
- a CDS encoding glycosyltransferase family 4 protein, whose amino-acid sequence MGIRMHRLSIATIATDNPMGAQAYVRQIADRAAGALGTASTSPWTVREVATRSLRSSLPGQRRLPLTRVAKAPASIRRMLGAALFAGDTLTHRMALELPPGRHDVVTLHDVVSWRFPDESAPVPAAAEELRSAEAVICVSQFTAQEAVDLLGVRDPVVVHNGVDPRYLDAPALDAVTREGLGLDGPYVLHAGGAAARKNLEGLARAWPSVHRERPSLTLALAGPPHPRRTALFDGMPGVRMLGRVPDELMPSLVAGAGVVVVPSLVEGFGLPVLEAMAANVPTVVAETSSLTEVAAGHSIMVGTDGASIAAGLIEVTADAVAVAEMVRGARAHAAQFTWERSAQGHARVWQRLGG is encoded by the coding sequence GTGGGCATCCGGATGCATCGGCTGAGCATCGCGACCATCGCGACCGACAACCCGATGGGCGCGCAGGCATACGTCCGTCAGATCGCGGATCGTGCGGCAGGCGCCCTGGGCACGGCGTCGACGTCGCCGTGGACCGTGCGTGAGGTGGCGACCAGGTCGTTGCGCTCGTCACTGCCGGGCCAGCGGCGGCTGCCGCTCACCAGGGTGGCGAAAGCACCGGCATCCATCCGCCGGATGCTGGGTGCCGCTCTGTTCGCCGGCGATACGCTGACGCACCGGATGGCGCTGGAGCTGCCACCGGGCCGACATGATGTCGTGACGCTGCACGACGTCGTGTCATGGCGCTTTCCCGACGAGTCCGCCCCGGTGCCGGCCGCGGCGGAGGAGCTGCGGAGCGCAGAGGCGGTGATCTGCGTCTCGCAGTTCACCGCCCAAGAAGCCGTGGATCTGCTCGGCGTGCGCGACCCTGTCGTGGTGCACAACGGCGTCGATCCTCGGTACCTCGATGCACCTGCCCTCGACGCGGTGACGCGGGAGGGCCTCGGGCTCGACGGTCCGTACGTCCTGCACGCCGGTGGCGCCGCGGCGCGGAAGAACCTCGAGGGACTGGCGCGGGCGTGGCCCTCGGTGCACCGCGAGCGTCCGAGCCTCACGCTCGCGTTGGCCGGACCCCCGCACCCCCGGCGGACCGCCCTCTTCGACGGCATGCCCGGCGTGCGGATGCTGGGTCGGGTGCCCGACGAGCTGATGCCGTCGCTGGTCGCCGGAGCAGGCGTCGTGGTCGTGCCGTCGCTGGTCGAGGGCTTCGGGCTGCCCGTGCTCGAGGCGATGGCCGCGAACGTTCCGACGGTCGTCGCCGAGACGAGCAGCCTCACCGAGGTCGCGGCGGGTCACTCGATCATGGTCGGCACGGATGGCGCGTCCATCGCCGCGGGTCTCATCGAGGTGACTGCGGACGCCGTGGCGGTGGCGGAGATGGTCCGCGGCGCCCGCGCCCATGCGGCGCAGTTCACCTGGGAGCGCAGCGCCCAGGGCCATGCCCGCGTGTGGCAGCGCCTGGGCGGCTGA
- a CDS encoding glycosyltransferase family 2 protein gives MAERSALVVVATYRRPEHVRTCLEHLAAQTVAPARVVVVDASPDTLTRDVVSDFPDVHYRRNDLGVGLLATSRAIGVQGADEDVIAFIDDDAYAEPQWLAEILAAYDDPAVGAVGGRADNDRPGEELEGWDRIGRLLPDGTLTGNFGADPGRIVETDHMLGANMTVRTEALRSIGGIHDHYPGTCLREDSDLALRVKTAGWRVVFAPRAAVLHVAGEYAKGKRFDLRYRFYGARNHILLLTTVLGWGDPHLIRHLGRIVSGMATEIASGIAAVARKPGLVAKARSVGGGVARAGADLVGTLAGLSASIRPVDRAAEASREWRR, from the coding sequence ATGGCCGAGCGCAGCGCACTGGTCGTCGTGGCGACGTATCGTCGACCCGAGCACGTCCGCACGTGCCTCGAGCACCTCGCCGCGCAGACCGTCGCACCGGCGCGAGTCGTCGTGGTGGACGCATCGCCCGACACCCTCACCCGCGATGTCGTCTCCGATTTCCCCGATGTGCACTACCGTCGCAACGACCTCGGCGTCGGCCTGCTCGCCACCTCGCGCGCCATCGGCGTGCAGGGCGCCGATGAAGACGTCATCGCCTTCATCGACGACGACGCGTACGCCGAGCCGCAGTGGCTCGCGGAGATCCTCGCCGCGTACGACGATCCTGCTGTGGGGGCGGTGGGCGGACGCGCCGACAACGATCGTCCCGGCGAGGAGCTCGAGGGCTGGGACCGGATCGGGCGGCTGCTGCCGGACGGGACTCTCACCGGGAACTTCGGCGCAGACCCGGGGCGCATCGTCGAGACCGATCACATGCTGGGCGCCAACATGACCGTGCGCACCGAGGCACTGCGCAGCATCGGGGGCATCCACGATCATTACCCCGGCACGTGCCTGCGTGAGGACTCCGACCTGGCTCTGCGTGTGAAGACCGCCGGCTGGCGGGTGGTGTTCGCTCCCCGCGCCGCCGTGCTGCACGTCGCGGGGGAGTACGCCAAAGGCAAGCGCTTCGACCTCCGCTACCGCTTCTACGGCGCCCGCAACCACATCCTGCTGCTCACCACCGTGCTCGGGTGGGGGGATCCGCATCTCATCCGCCACCTCGGCCGGATCGTCTCGGGGATGGCGACCGAGATCGCCTCCGGCATCGCCGCCGTCGCGCGCAAACCAGGTCTCGTCGCGAAGGCGCGCAGCGTCGGGGGCGGCGTCGCGCGCGCGGGCGCCGATCTGGTCGGCACCCTCGCAGGACTCTCGGCGTCCATCCGCCCCGTCGACCGCGCGGCCGAGGCATCCAGGGAATGGCGACGGTGA
- a CDS encoding O-antigen ligase family protein: MAISRASIRALLAEFWANLWRWMLFAVATLLGVYFLLERAMSDGATTAIALAVIVIGVVLTPRHPMVLPLLAVPGAFVTARIGLGGTDLTVSDLAIALGFATVVLLSRRDFSPTMRAMLWLNGVYQFATLFTVIVNPYPQNTVEWFHAWLLISGALVLGWGIGRAGLLRAALLLMVGAVAVIALGTIATAVVVYVTEGFQAIYPRWPWSMHKNFAGFALATGVLIVFIRPPAAGLTRRVTLPAMWLFLIALAITQSRQAVIGLIIALLLYTLRQGAGHHKALVALLAIPGAVLIVQSVIEQVESQNRFNSTYQRLEWFREVYALWKHSPIFGHGLRYWYVHPTANFQPPQAELEVLASTGLVGLVAFAVMWMGIAVVMWKFWTAHPAFGALAFAAVVSRIVAAQFDLFWVASQVSVPFLIAGVCLGAQVWTSEQQTRDAPAADETSKIEDQGQMGASWNSVTTRTR, translated from the coding sequence ATGGCGATCAGCCGTGCCTCGATCCGCGCCCTGCTCGCGGAGTTCTGGGCCAATCTCTGGCGTTGGATGCTGTTCGCCGTCGCCACCCTGCTCGGCGTCTACTTCCTGCTCGAGCGCGCCATGTCGGACGGCGCGACGACCGCCATCGCGCTGGCGGTGATCGTCATCGGCGTCGTGCTCACCCCTCGTCACCCGATGGTGCTCCCGCTGCTCGCCGTGCCCGGCGCGTTCGTCACGGCTCGCATCGGCCTCGGCGGCACCGACCTCACGGTATCGGACCTCGCCATCGCCCTTGGGTTCGCCACCGTCGTGCTGCTCTCGCGTCGCGACTTCAGCCCGACGATGCGCGCCATGCTGTGGCTCAACGGGGTGTACCAGTTCGCCACGCTCTTCACCGTCATCGTCAATCCCTACCCGCAGAACACTGTCGAGTGGTTCCATGCCTGGCTGCTGATCAGCGGCGCCCTCGTGCTGGGCTGGGGGATCGGCCGGGCAGGGCTGCTGCGCGCCGCGCTGCTGCTCATGGTCGGCGCGGTCGCCGTGATCGCCCTCGGCACGATCGCGACGGCTGTGGTGGTCTACGTGACCGAGGGCTTCCAGGCGATCTACCCGCGCTGGCCGTGGAGCATGCACAAGAACTTCGCGGGCTTCGCGCTCGCCACAGGCGTGCTGATCGTGTTCATCAGGCCTCCGGCCGCAGGCCTGACGAGACGCGTCACGCTGCCCGCGATGTGGCTCTTCCTCATCGCACTCGCCATCACGCAGTCGCGACAGGCCGTGATCGGCCTGATCATCGCCCTGCTGCTCTACACGCTGCGCCAGGGCGCGGGGCATCACAAGGCGCTGGTGGCGCTGCTGGCCATTCCCGGCGCGGTGCTCATCGTGCAGAGCGTGATCGAGCAGGTCGAGTCGCAGAACAGGTTCAACTCGACCTATCAGCGCCTGGAATGGTTCCGCGAGGTGTATGCACTGTGGAAGCACTCGCCGATCTTCGGACACGGACTTCGCTACTGGTACGTGCACCCCACCGCGAACTTCCAGCCGCCGCAGGCCGAGCTCGAGGTGCTCGCCTCGACGGGGCTCGTCGGGCTTGTGGCGTTCGCCGTCATGTGGATGGGCATCGCCGTGGTGATGTGGAAGTTCTGGACCGCGCATCCCGCGTTCGGCGCGCTCGCCTTCGCCGCGGTCGTCTCGCGCATCGTCGCCGCCCAGTTCGACCTGTTCTGGGTCGCGTCGCAGGTGTCGGTGCCCTTCCTCATCGCCGGGGTCTGTCTGGGCGCCCAGGTCTGGACGAGCGAGCAGCAGACGCGGGACGCTCCCGCAGCCGACGAAACTTCTAAGATCGAGGATCAGGGACAGATGGGGGCGTCATGGAACTCCGTGACTACGCGAACGCGCTGA
- a CDS encoding glycosyltransferase family 4 protein: protein MPRSSDARAPRRIALITSSFAPHVGGVEEHVAQIALQLQSRGHTVEVWTVDRGELPDAPFTARDGSEIAVRYLPAPLPARDLGALLRFGLRIVPAWARWVRAHRRFSPDLLHVQCFGPNGIYAELLHRRFRTPMIVTSHGETLGDDHGIYARSALLRSWLRRALAAAVSVTAPSRFVLDDLRAHHGLDASGLVVPNGVDLDVRPDRTAPPSVPCLYAVGRLGRPKGFDLLIDAYARSEPGIPLVIGGDGPEREALQQRIDAAGLHDRVRLIGRQTPRQVATGMAAALAVIVPSRVESFGIVALEAWRAGTALVMTSRGGALDFVRHEQNGLLVDPTDVDALAAAITRIVSDDELRTRVARGGRDDVSGFTWSRAADAYERLYERVS from the coding sequence ATGCCAAGAAGCAGTGACGCGAGAGCGCCCCGCCGCATCGCACTGATCACGTCGTCATTCGCCCCGCACGTGGGCGGGGTCGAGGAGCACGTCGCTCAGATCGCGCTGCAGCTGCAGTCGCGCGGCCACACCGTCGAGGTGTGGACCGTCGACCGCGGCGAGCTCCCGGATGCCCCGTTCACGGCACGCGACGGCAGCGAGATCGCGGTGCGCTACCTGCCGGCCCCGCTTCCCGCCCGCGACCTCGGAGCGCTGCTGCGCTTCGGCCTGCGCATCGTGCCGGCGTGGGCGCGATGGGTCCGGGCGCACCGTCGGTTCTCGCCCGACCTGCTGCACGTGCAGTGTTTCGGACCGAACGGCATCTACGCAGAGCTGCTGCACCGCCGGTTCCGCACTCCGATGATCGTGACCTCGCACGGCGAGACTCTCGGCGACGACCACGGCATATACGCGCGCTCCGCCCTGCTGCGCTCGTGGCTGCGACGTGCGCTCGCCGCGGCTGTGTCGGTGACAGCGCCCAGCCGGTTCGTGCTCGACGACCTGCGCGCCCATCACGGACTCGACGCATCCGGACTCGTCGTCCCCAACGGCGTCGACCTCGACGTGCGACCCGATCGGACGGCCCCGCCGAGCGTGCCCTGCCTTTACGCGGTGGGGCGTCTCGGGCGTCCCAAGGGCTTCGACCTGCTGATCGACGCATACGCGCGGTCAGAGCCGGGAATCCCCCTCGTCATCGGCGGCGACGGCCCCGAACGCGAGGCGCTGCAGCAGCGGATCGATGCGGCCGGACTCCATGACCGGGTGCGCCTGATCGGCCGGCAGACGCCGCGGCAGGTGGCGACGGGGATGGCCGCCGCCCTCGCAGTCATCGTCCCCTCGCGTGTGGAGTCGTTCGGCATCGTCGCCCTCGAGGCGTGGCGTGCCGGCACTGCGCTGGTGATGACATCGCGGGGCGGCGCGCTCGACTTCGTGCGGCACGAGCAGAACGGGCTGCTCGTCGACCCGACGGATGTCGACGCCCTGGCCGCGGCCATCACCAGGATCGTCTCCGATGACGAGCTGCGCACGCGGGTCGCCCGCGGCGGACGCGATGACGTCAGCGGATTCACCTGGTCACGAGCCGCCGACGCCTACGAGCGACTCTACGAACGCGTGTCCTGA
- a CDS encoding UDP-glucose dehydrogenase family protein: protein MKLSVIGCGYLGAVHAAAMASLGHEVVGIDIDADRIAMLAAGRAPFFEPGLPELLSEGLASGRLAFSTDVRDARGAAVHFLAVGTPQQADGHAADLSHVDSAIDMLLPVLSAGDVVAGKSTVPVGTAERLAPIVASTGASLVWNPEFLREGWAVKDTISPDRIVVGVAGSDGAPAADGTRAADILRDVYAASLAGGAPYIVTDFATSELVKVAANAFLATKISFINAMAEIAEVTGADVTTLADAIGHDVRIGRRFLGAGIGFGGGCLPKDIRAFAARAEELGRGESVGFLREVDEINMRRRDRAVYLVKAGLGGSVYGKRVTVLGAAFKPHSDDVRDSPALDVAAQLHGLGAIVTVTDPAAIDNARRVSPQLTYVADRDEALRGADAVVLVTEWDEYRRGLSPEHLATLTEGRVIIDGRNGLDPAAWRAAGFEYHGMGRP, encoded by the coding sequence ATGAAGCTCTCCGTCATCGGATGCGGATACCTCGGCGCCGTGCACGCCGCGGCCATGGCATCCCTCGGCCATGAGGTGGTCGGCATCGACATCGACGCCGATCGGATCGCCATGCTCGCCGCCGGCAGGGCGCCGTTCTTCGAACCGGGGCTGCCAGAGCTGCTGTCCGAGGGGCTCGCGTCGGGCCGGCTCGCTTTCAGCACCGATGTTCGGGATGCCCGTGGCGCCGCCGTCCACTTCCTCGCGGTCGGCACACCGCAGCAGGCAGACGGCCATGCCGCCGACCTGAGTCACGTCGACTCCGCGATCGACATGCTGCTGCCCGTGCTGAGCGCCGGCGATGTCGTCGCAGGCAAGTCGACGGTGCCGGTGGGCACCGCTGAGCGACTGGCGCCCATCGTCGCGAGCACGGGGGCATCCCTCGTGTGGAACCCGGAGTTCCTGAGGGAGGGGTGGGCCGTGAAGGACACGATCAGCCCCGACCGCATCGTCGTCGGCGTCGCCGGCAGCGACGGCGCACCTGCGGCCGACGGCACTCGTGCCGCAGACATCCTCCGCGACGTCTACGCGGCATCGCTCGCCGGCGGGGCGCCCTACATCGTCACCGACTTCGCCACCTCGGAATTGGTGAAGGTCGCCGCCAACGCGTTCCTCGCCACCAAGATCTCGTTCATCAACGCGATGGCCGAGATCGCCGAGGTCACGGGCGCGGATGTCACGACGCTCGCCGATGCCATCGGGCACGACGTTCGCATCGGCCGCCGCTTCCTCGGCGCGGGCATCGGGTTCGGCGGAGGATGCCTGCCGAAAGACATCCGGGCCTTCGCCGCTCGGGCCGAGGAGCTCGGGCGAGGCGAGTCGGTCGGCTTCCTGCGGGAGGTCGACGAGATCAACATGCGCCGTCGCGACCGTGCCGTGTACCTCGTGAAAGCAGGACTGGGCGGATCTGTGTACGGCAAGCGGGTCACCGTGCTCGGCGCCGCCTTCAAGCCGCACAGCGATGACGTGCGCGACTCGCCCGCCCTCGACGTCGCAGCGCAGCTGCACGGCCTCGGCGCGATCGTGACCGTCACCGACCCGGCCGCGATAGACAACGCCCGCAGGGTGAGCCCTCAGCTCACCTACGTCGCGGATCGTGACGAGGCGCTGCGCGGAGCGGATGCGGTGGTGCTGGTCACGGAGTGGGACGAGTACCGCCGCGGGTTGAGCCCAGAACACCTCGCGACGCTGACCGAGGGGCGGGTGATCATCGACGGACGCAACGGACTCGACCCCGCCGCGTGGCGCGCCGCCGGGTTCGAGTACCACGGTATGGGACGCCCCTGA
- a CDS encoding VanZ family protein translates to MARQAPAQRSARRGVLVALFGVCLVGAAAIVFLPIGWQLNRFVVWLYYAGRGIGVPPFVTIGTYDIALNLLLFATPVALASLLWPRVKWWVWVLAGAAGSTCVELVQLVGLDRDASVWDIVANTAGAVIGVGVAAGARSLASRLSRRTRRRTVTRSMTDGS, encoded by the coding sequence ATGGCACGGCAGGCACCAGCGCAGCGCTCGGCCCGGCGCGGTGTGCTCGTCGCACTGTTCGGCGTGTGCCTCGTCGGGGCGGCGGCGATCGTGTTCCTGCCGATCGGATGGCAGCTCAACAGGTTCGTCGTGTGGCTGTACTACGCCGGGCGGGGCATCGGCGTCCCGCCGTTCGTCACGATCGGGACCTACGACATCGCTCTCAACCTGCTGCTGTTCGCGACTCCGGTGGCGCTGGCGTCGCTGCTGTGGCCTCGTGTGAAGTGGTGGGTGTGGGTACTCGCCGGGGCTGCGGGATCCACGTGCGTGGAGCTGGTGCAGCTGGTCGGCCTCGACCGCGACGCGTCGGTGTGGGACATCGTGGCGAACACGGCAGGAGCGGTGATCGGCGTGGGAGTGGCTGCGGGTGCGAGGAGCCTGGCGTCGCGCCTTTCTCGACGCACTCGACGACGCACGGTTACGCGGTCGATGACGGACGGTTCGTGA
- a CDS encoding acyltransferase family protein, which yields MPDTPTVASPGPAASTYVPALDGVRAIAVAAVFLLHLAAAYFPGGAVGVDLFFVLSAFLITGLLLDEFSRTGRVRFGAFYLRRAFRLLPALLIWLVLASFTAVLAGEGEKVPWSVAGALFYFNDFQQAWTDRVATAFNQSWSLSVEEQFYFVWPPLLVFVLLRASLGAQRWFLHASVLVAVVVPFAGPNYFLPTGHLLPLVIGCWAAEQRARGCTPWVGALISRPWVGYAACAVFAFATVTDIRPLREATFIAASVATAALLLQLTIGARTAVSRMLGSRVPVWIGARSYGVYLYGLTLMGLVPLLLPGIELKIAAPIDIVLTAVVVAASYRFVESPIRRWGRARLAGRRRQDADADADAVEH from the coding sequence ATGCCTGACACCCCCACGGTGGCCTCCCCCGGCCCAGCGGCGAGCACCTACGTGCCCGCGCTCGACGGCGTGCGCGCCATCGCCGTGGCCGCCGTCTTCCTGCTGCACCTCGCCGCCGCGTACTTTCCCGGCGGCGCGGTGGGAGTCGACCTGTTCTTCGTGCTCTCGGCTTTTCTGATCACCGGTCTGCTGCTCGACGAGTTCTCACGCACCGGCCGCGTGCGCTTCGGCGCGTTCTACCTGCGACGTGCATTCCGCCTGCTCCCCGCGCTGCTGATCTGGCTCGTGCTGGCCTCGTTCACAGCCGTCCTCGCCGGTGAGGGCGAGAAGGTGCCGTGGAGCGTCGCGGGCGCCCTGTTCTACTTCAACGACTTCCAGCAGGCATGGACCGATCGTGTGGCGACGGCGTTCAACCAGTCCTGGTCGCTGAGCGTCGAGGAGCAGTTCTACTTCGTGTGGCCGCCGCTGCTGGTGTTCGTGCTGCTGCGCGCCTCCCTCGGTGCGCAGCGCTGGTTCCTTCACGCATCCGTGCTGGTGGCGGTCGTGGTGCCGTTCGCCGGTCCGAACTACTTCCTGCCGACGGGCCACCTGCTGCCGCTGGTGATCGGATGCTGGGCTGCGGAGCAGCGCGCTCGCGGCTGCACCCCGTGGGTCGGGGCGCTGATCAGCCGACCGTGGGTGGGCTATGCCGCCTGCGCCGTGTTCGCGTTCGCCACGGTGACCGACATCCGGCCTCTGCGTGAGGCGACATTCATCGCCGCCTCGGTGGCGACGGCTGCGCTGCTGCTGCAGCTCACGATCGGCGCCAGGACAGCGGTGTCTCGGATGCTGGGCTCGCGCGTGCCCGTCTGGATCGGGGCTCGCTCATACGGGGTCTACCTGTACGGGCTGACCTTGATGGGCCTGGTTCCGCTGCTGCTGCCGGGGATCGAGCTGAAGATCGCGGCTCCGATCGACATCGTGCTCACGGCTGTCGTGGTCGCCGCGTCGTACCGGTTCGTCGAGTCGCCGATACGCCGATGGGGGCGGGCACGGCTCGCAGGGCGCCGGCGACAGGACGCGGACGCGGACGCGGACGCGGTGGAGCATTAG